A genomic segment from Polyangium mundeleinium encodes:
- a CDS encoding metallopeptidase family protein gives MPRLSARVHLPSGRVARLSDEAARRAAARARTPDVRPGGCMEALEILEAEDVARTDAGAPIDVRGLSLRDFHVLRALLVHAGVQAEAPAELPCENCGEAFRVAPSNLLEIAPFVDAELDDPELDAPFDHEAVHGIPAIRVGTELARSIRIAARTVEEALPLFRAESAPTRITPALVVAMGITALGRERRASAIAKALAAAPDEAYQAVADCLYEAHYSARLVAVHRCAVCGARNDLDVPWQREIPYEVGEPRKARRAFPDLDAFEAMVTSAADRIYRARGVRNIDLVVDDGVPACDDGGEPLLGCYTPGGTDATLGILRAPEIRLFYRTFQAEHRHDRSFDVAAEIDETIDHEITHHLHHLAGDDPLDEEEHAVIEKEAIRRIGKREAARRAGRGLASELAGFMRTTWPLFVIAFVATYFTFCR, from the coding sequence GTGCCCCGCCTCTCCGCCCGCGTGCACCTGCCCTCTGGCCGCGTGGCGCGCCTCTCCGACGAGGCCGCCCGGCGTGCTGCCGCACGCGCACGCACGCCCGATGTGCGCCCCGGCGGGTGCATGGAGGCGCTCGAGATCCTCGAAGCCGAGGACGTCGCGCGGACCGACGCAGGCGCGCCGATCGACGTGCGCGGTTTGTCCTTGCGCGACTTCCACGTGCTCCGCGCGCTCCTGGTCCACGCCGGCGTGCAAGCCGAGGCGCCCGCGGAGCTGCCCTGCGAGAACTGCGGCGAAGCTTTCCGTGTTGCGCCTTCGAACCTGCTCGAGATCGCGCCGTTCGTCGACGCAGAGCTCGACGACCCCGAGCTCGACGCGCCCTTCGATCACGAAGCGGTCCACGGGATCCCGGCGATCCGCGTGGGCACCGAGCTCGCCCGATCGATCCGGATCGCCGCGCGTACGGTCGAGGAGGCCCTGCCGCTCTTCCGCGCCGAATCCGCGCCGACCCGGATCACGCCCGCGCTCGTCGTCGCCATGGGCATCACCGCGCTCGGCCGCGAGCGCCGCGCCTCCGCGATCGCCAAGGCGCTCGCCGCGGCCCCGGACGAGGCCTACCAGGCCGTCGCCGATTGCCTCTACGAAGCACATTATTCGGCGCGCCTCGTCGCCGTGCACCGCTGCGCCGTGTGCGGCGCGCGAAACGATCTCGACGTCCCCTGGCAGCGCGAAATCCCCTACGAGGTCGGCGAACCCCGCAAGGCACGCCGCGCCTTCCCGGACCTCGACGCGTTCGAGGCGATGGTGACGAGCGCCGCCGATCGCATCTACCGCGCGCGCGGCGTGCGCAACATCGACCTCGTCGTCGATGACGGCGTGCCCGCCTGCGACGACGGCGGCGAGCCGCTGCTCGGCTGCTACACGCCCGGCGGCACGGACGCGACGCTCGGCATCCTACGGGCACCCGAGATCCGCTTGTTTTACCGGACATTCCAGGCCGAGCACCGCCACGATCGTTCCTTCGACGTGGCCGCCGAGATCGACGAGACGATCGACCACGAGATCACCCACCACCTGCACCACCTCGCCGGCGATGACCCACTCGACGAGGAAGAACACGCGGTGATTGAGAAGGAAGCGATCCGCAGGATCGGCAAGCGTGAAGCCGCGCGCCGCGCGGGCCGTGGCCTCGCGTCGGAGCTCGCGGGGTTCATGCGGACGACGTGGCCGCTCTTCGTGATCGCGTTCGTCGCCACGTATTTCACGTTTTGCCGCTGA
- a CDS encoding peptidyl-prolyl cis-trans isomerase — MRSASILRAILASSIALVAATATSSYVLAQAAAPSDGDAIVAKVGVRTITVREVERKLAAIPPFQLRYFGKTHDEIRRKFVEETVLKETLYAEGAEAAKMRDLPEVGERIRSVLRNAIVSQIRAEVAAQGAVTDEEVRAYYDANRDKYHAPSRVAIWRILVATREQALDVIQKAKADLSPKRWNELARDLSLDKTTSMRGGNLGLVAPDGTTTDPNVKVDVALVKAAEAVKDSELVQEPVAEGSSWAVIWRRQSIKAVDRPLELEAPSIKQILMHERTQKKIQDLVAALRKKHLGETNADLLEMLGVSAMGEVAPAKRPGTLPSSRRPAAGPPAPSQTPAGPR, encoded by the coding sequence ATGCGCTCTGCCTCGATCCTGCGCGCGATCCTCGCCTCCTCGATCGCGCTCGTCGCCGCCACGGCCACGAGCTCGTACGTGCTCGCCCAGGCGGCCGCGCCGAGCGACGGCGACGCGATCGTCGCGAAGGTGGGAGTCCGAACGATCACGGTGCGCGAGGTCGAGCGAAAGCTCGCCGCGATCCCGCCGTTCCAGCTCCGCTACTTCGGCAAGACGCACGACGAGATCCGCCGCAAGTTCGTCGAAGAGACCGTGCTCAAGGAGACGCTCTACGCCGAGGGCGCCGAGGCCGCGAAGATGCGCGATCTGCCCGAGGTCGGCGAGCGCATCCGCAGCGTGCTGCGCAACGCAATCGTCTCGCAGATCCGCGCCGAGGTCGCCGCGCAGGGCGCTGTGACCGACGAGGAGGTACGCGCCTACTACGACGCGAACCGCGACAAGTACCATGCGCCGTCGCGCGTCGCGATCTGGCGCATCCTCGTGGCGACGCGCGAGCAGGCGCTCGACGTGATCCAGAAGGCGAAGGCCGACCTCTCGCCGAAGCGCTGGAACGAGCTCGCGCGGGATCTGTCGCTCGACAAGACGACGAGCATGCGCGGCGGCAACCTCGGGCTCGTGGCGCCCGATGGAACGACGACAGACCCGAACGTGAAGGTCGACGTCGCGCTCGTGAAAGCCGCCGAAGCCGTGAAGGACAGCGAGCTCGTGCAAGAGCCCGTCGCCGAAGGTTCCTCATGGGCCGTCATCTGGCGGCGCCAGAGCATCAAAGCGGTCGACCGCCCGCTCGAGCTCGAAGCGCCTTCGATCAAGCAGATCCTGATGCACGAGCGCACGCAGAAGAAGATCCAGGATCTCGTGGCCGCGCTGCGCAAAAAGCACCTCGGCGAGACGAACGCCGATCTCCTGGAGATGCTCGGCGTGAGCGCGATGGGCGAAGTCGCGCCCGCCAAACGCCCCGGCACCTTGCCCTCGTCGCGGCGCCCCGCCGCAGGCCCGCCCGCGCCCTCGCAGACGCCCGCGGGCCCGCGCTGA
- a CDS encoding 4a-hydroxytetrahydrobiopterin dehydratase: MSKRQKLEDDAVAAFLAAHAGWSRADEAIQKTYKFPDFSTSLAFVVRVGLAAEKRDHHPDVHLGWGRVTVVWSTHDAGGITGVDTEMAEATDRLYGGP, encoded by the coding sequence ATGTCGAAGCGACAGAAGCTCGAAGACGACGCCGTCGCCGCGTTCCTGGCCGCGCACGCAGGCTGGTCGCGTGCAGACGAGGCCATCCAGAAGACGTACAAGTTCCCCGACTTCTCCACGTCGCTTGCCTTCGTCGTGCGCGTGGGCCTCGCCGCGGAGAAGCGTGATCATCACCCCGACGTCCACCTCGGCTGGGGCCGCGTCACAGTCGTCTGGTCGACGCACGACGCGGGCGGGATCACGGGCGTCGACACGGAGATGGCCGAAGCGACCGATCGGCTCTACGGAGGCCCGTGA
- the rnc gene encoding ribonuclease III: MDSPREALLSRLGLSGELPHLEEALTHPSFSNEQRKGACADNQRLEFLGDAVLGLCVAELLMQRFPGADEGELSRMRAVLVNPNPLAAWARSVELGAALRLGRGAQAAGERDRTNVLADAVEAMMGAIYLDRGLDAARLFVHAVIAEPLARLTEGLQRTRDPKSELQERVQATGGPSPRYRVVRIEGPPHHRDFTVVVEIDERVVGEGQGRSKKLAEQEAARAAILSLWSGDANVEEAVSSGSNESEVRPSNGALPRTEDA; the protein is encoded by the coding sequence ATGGATTCCCCTCGAGAAGCGCTCCTTTCGCGGCTCGGCCTGAGCGGCGAGTTGCCTCATCTGGAGGAGGCGCTCACGCACCCGAGCTTCTCGAACGAGCAACGCAAGGGCGCATGCGCCGACAACCAGCGGCTCGAGTTCCTCGGCGACGCGGTGCTCGGGCTCTGCGTGGCCGAGCTCCTCATGCAGCGCTTTCCAGGCGCGGACGAAGGCGAGCTCTCGCGGATGCGCGCGGTCCTGGTGAACCCGAACCCGCTCGCCGCATGGGCGAGGAGCGTCGAGCTCGGCGCGGCGCTCCGGCTCGGTCGAGGCGCGCAAGCCGCAGGCGAGCGCGACCGCACGAACGTGCTCGCGGACGCGGTCGAGGCGATGATGGGCGCGATCTACCTCGATCGCGGGCTCGACGCGGCGCGGCTCTTCGTGCACGCGGTGATCGCCGAGCCGCTCGCGCGCCTCACGGAGGGCCTGCAGCGCACGCGAGATCCGAAGAGCGAGCTGCAGGAGCGTGTGCAGGCCACGGGCGGCCCCTCGCCCCGCTACCGCGTCGTACGCATCGAAGGACCGCCGCATCACCGGGACTTCACGGTCGTCGTGGAGATCGACGAGCGAGTCGTGGGCGAAGGCCAGGGCCGTTCGAAAAAGCTCGCGGAGCAGGAGGCCGCGCGGGCCGCGATCTTGAGCTTGTGGTCAGGTGACGCGAACGTCGAGGAGGCGGTATCTTCGGGATCGAACGAGTCCGAGGTTCGTCCGTCCAATGGAGCCCTCCCGCGGACGGAGGACGCCTGA